The sequence TGAATACCTCCTCATCTTCCCGGTGGATATCTACGGGATGCCCCTCTTCCTCCCCGAGCTGAAAGGGGATCTGAAGGGGATGGAGAACCCAAACGTCATCTATCCCGCCGGCAAAGGGGTCTTCGTCCATATCCTCCCGGACCCCGACGATGTCCGCCAGTACTATATCCCGATTGAGCCTTCCTTCCTGCACAGTGTCAACTACCTGATGCCGGCGATCGAATGCAAGCTGATCGATCTCCTCGATGCCCTCGATTATGATCCCGTGACTGAGAAGGAACGGAGTGATATCCTCAAGAAGCTTCTCCTGGAGATCACCACAATCAGAAGTGAAGGAGAGAGCCCGGTAATCACCGAACAGGCAACAGAGGCCGCCATCTCTCTTAAAAACAAGATCATCGACTTCCTCCAGAAGGATATCGGGGAACCAAAGAAAGATTCCTCAAAGATGAAATTCCCTGACATCCCGCAGACGGCAGATGGGAGGGTGATCGTTACCCAGGCACAATACACGGCACTTGAGTACCTGCTCATCCGTGACAAGGTCGATATGGGGATCCTAAAACCATTCCTTTCAGACGGATACATCGAGGATATCTCCTGCAACGGGGTAGGCCCCATCTTCATCGAGCATAAGATCTTTAAAGGCCTGAAGTCGGTCATCGAATTCAAAAAATCAGATGAACTTGACCTCTTCGTCCTGAAGATGGCTGAACGGATCAAGCACCCGATCACCTACCGCTCACCGATCGTCGATGCCACCCTTCCTGATGGATCCCGTATTAACATCGTCTATGGAACCGAGATCAGCAAACACGGGAGCAACTTCACCATCCGTAAGGCGATGGGGGAGCCGCTCTCAATCTTAAACATCATCTCCGGTGGCGGCTGCGACTATATGCTGGCAGCATATCTCTGGATCATGGTCGAGTACGGGATGTCCCTCTTTGTCTCAGGGGAGACGGCATCCGGAAAAACAACCACCCTCAATGCCATCACTGCGTTCCTGCCACCTGAGAATAAGATCGTCACCATCGAGGATACCCCGGAACTGAACATCCCGCACCGGAACTGGACCCGGGAGGTCGCCAAAGGAAAAGGCAAGGGAGAGGGTGAAGGATCCGAAGTGACGATGTTTGACCTCCTGCGTGCCGCACTCCGTCAGCGCCCGAACCAGATCCTTGTCGGAGAGATTCGTGGTGTCGAGGGTGCGATCGCCTTTGGTGCAATGCAGACCGGCCACCCGGTGATGAGCACCTTTCATGCTGCGACTGTCGAAAAGCTGATCCAGCGTCTCACAGGAGATCCGATCCTGATCCCAAAGACCTTCGTCGACAATTTAAATCTCGTTGTTATCCAGAGCGCAGTGAAGCGGCCAAGCGGGGAGACCGTCAGGCGTATCCTCTCGGTATCAGAGCTCGTCGGCTATGATCCGGAGACGCAGGGCTTCTCGTTCATCGAGGCATTCTCCTGGGAGCCGGTGACGGATACCTTTACCTTCAATGCCAGAGGGATCAGCTACCTCCTTGAGTACAAGATCGCAACGATGCTTGGTATCCCGGAGCGGAGGAAGGCCGACATCTATCTTGAGATCGATAAACGTGCGAAGATTCTCGAGAGGCTTCACCAGTCAGGATACGTCCGATATTATGATCTCTTTCATATGCTGACGAAGGTCAGGAAACAGGGACTCCTGAAGATCGAGGTCGGGAAGGATTAAGATGTTTGAGAATGTTGTTGACCGTCTCCGCGAGAGCAATAATGGCAAACTCCCATTTGAGGATCTCTTTGGGAAGATCTATGACAGGATCAACCGGGTCTTTGAAGAGCGGAGGATGGTCTCTGATATCCTCTTCATGGTCACCTATATGAACTCGCTTGCCATCGCCCGTGCCTCGCGTCCCGAGATCTTTGCGGCCACTGCTGAACGGAAGGAGTATGCCCCCGCCAGAGCCATCAGGAAGGTGGAGTTCTTCGTCAAGCGCTGGGGGTACAGCTATGTTCAGTCACTATCGATTGTTGCAGAAAGGACAGATAATGATGTCCTCCGAACACTCCTCAACAGGTTTGCAAACTCGATGGAGTCGGGGGTGCCTGACGAGGACTTCCTTGACGGTGAGATCTCCTCATCGATGGAGATCTTCAGAAACAACCAGGACAGCGGATTTGAGCTCCTGAAGAAATGGGGGGATGCCTACATCGCGATGCTCCTCTCTGCGGTCGTTATTGCCGTCACTATCATGATCTCGGTTGCGATCTATTCACCGGGCGAGGTGAAGGAGACGCTCTCGATCACTTACTGGATCATCATCCTCATCTCCCTCTTCGGAATAGGTACGATGTTTCAGACTGTGCCAACTGATGAGCGTGTGTATAAATCTGAGGAATGGTTATCAAAAGAGCAGGGGATGATCGCCCGGATGGAGAAGATCGTCCTTCCGGTAACGGTGGCTGCATGGCTCCTCACATGGGCAGCAGGGGTCCAGGCAGGGGTCATCTTCATGCTTGTTGGCATCATGCTCGCCCCGCTTGGTATTCTTGCCTATATCGACAACAAAAATGTCATCGCCCGCGATGAGGAGTTTCCGAACTTCATCCGTGGTGTCGGGTCAATCATGGGAGGGAAGGGGGGAACCATGTCCCAGGCACTCGCTGAGATCGACAAAAAGTCGATGGTGAACCTTTCGCCGCATATGCTCTCCGTCTTCTCAAAGCTCAACCTCGGCTTAAATGAAGAGCTCTCATGGAGAAAGTTCGTTGGCGAATGTGGGAGCAACTTCATCTACAAGTACTTAAATATCTTCCGTGATACCGTCAATATGGGCGGGGACTCAAAGAAGATCGGAACAGTCGTCGCCGATTCCATGCTTGAGCAGGTGCTGATGAGGAAGAAGCGTGAGATGATCAGCATGGGATTCATCGTTCTGCTGGTTCCGATGCATGCGGCGATGGCCGGCATCTTCATTGCACTCTATCAGATCCTGGTCACCCTCTCCCGTGCCATCACCGAGGTGATGGGGACCTTTGATGCAGCATCCGCTGCACTTTCTGAATCAACAGCTTCACCGCTTGGCGGGATGGGCGGAGGATCCCTTGGGATATTCGTCGACTTCCCCGAGGCGATCGTCGGGGCGTATGTTGTCAATATCCTCATCATCATCTGCATATCAAACGTCATCGTCGCAAAACTTGCCGTCGGAGGGGACAGAAGTGTCGCCTATCCCTTTGCAGCCCTGATGCTCTTCATCACAGGGGTGCTCTTCATGGTGATCCCGCCGGTTATTGAGGTCTTCTTCAGCATGGAAGGGCTTGTTTCAACAGGAGGAGGAGTATTATAATGAAAGATTCAGTACGGAGGGCAATCCTCTTCTTGGGAACGGTCAGCATCGGAACATTCTTTGTCTTTGTCCAGCTTCCGGTCATCTACATCCTGCTTGTGACATTCGTCCTCGGCGTCTTCCTCCTCTTCCTGACCGGGGCGCTCACTCTCTCGGATCTCCGTCTGAGGAGGGCGAAGGCAGAAGAACAGATAGACGAGCCGGAGATCCCTCCGGGTCCTGGCTGGCGGGAGAAATTTGAGGAGAAGATGCCCTCCTTCTACCGGGGGTTCCAAAAGATTGAGGCTGCGGCCGCACCCCTTGGGCGGGCTGCAGGCGCAGTCAAAGCCCGGTTCAGGCGTTCAAAGAAAGAGGAGGCGCCGGTGGCGGCAACTCCCGCAACAGAGAGGAAACCCCTCTTTGGAGGGCTTCGGGAGCGCCTCGCCCGGCTCCGCCCGGGAAGAAAGGAGGAGGCCGCACCTGCCGTCTCCGGGCCTGGTGGGACACCGGGGAAGGCATCTCCCCGTGACGAGGCGCTTGCCGCAGCCGGGGCGATCGCGGCATCCGGTGTACAGCAGGGATCCGGTGACAAAGCCGACGATGTATTCGGAGATATCTCCCTTGACGAGCTTGATGATGACGTCTTCGCAGAACTTGACGGCGAGATGGAGATGGACGCTCCACTCCCTGATCCCGATAGTGACGAGGGGGTATCCTTCGATCCCGAATCCGCCTCATTCATGGATGATGCTGCCGCCATCCTTGCGCAGGAGGGGGCGCTGGATGATGAGGCATTCGATGCAGATGAACTCTCAACCGGGATGGATCTCGATAGCCTTGAGATCGATGAGGATCTCGATGAGATAGGCGATATCGATGCCGATCCGGAGAAGAGCACCCCGGCAGCCCCTGATACCGATGAGGAGGAGGAAGAGGATCAGGAGGAGGAGCAGCCGCAAACGGTTATCGCGGCCAATGAAGGCTACCAGTTCACACCCGATCAGGAACAGAAGGTACCGGACTTTGGGGCACTCGGCGGGGGGAGCGATATGGATATCCTCAGTGCCCTCAAAGGTGATGTCAAGACCGTCAAGAAAGAACTTGACCTCAGCCTCGTCCGGGATCTTAAGGATGTTGATGTCCGCGCCGAAGAGCTTGAGGATGAGCTTGAGATGGTGGTCAGACAGCTTGGCGGCAGGAAGGACGAGGAGCCCGCCCAGGAGTCAGAGGCATAAGAACGAGGATGGTGAAGGAGAATGGTAGAAGCACCTGTGAAGATCCGGCATAATGACGGATGGATCAATTGTAAGATATCGCTTGAAGATGAGCAGATCATCATCCCGGCTCCGGTGAGCCAGACGATCCCGTTGAAGAGCATCGTCGATCTCCAGGAGAAGAAGAACACCCTCACGATCATTTTGAAGAATGCAACCGAGATTCGGCTCGTATCCGTTGAGAAGGTCCTCTTCGTCATCAAACACAGGATCCTGATGAAATGCAGCGCCTACCGGCTGATGGCATTCTTCATGTCCCCTGCGATCCGTGGCGGAGTGCTGATAACCAACGCCGTCTGGGAGAAGGGTGCGATCGTGGTCCTCAAGAGCGACATCTGGTTTGTCACCCAGAACAAGCAGATCTGTATCCCGCTCACCGATGTCTCGGGCATCGAGATGACGAAGCGGGAGGTCGATGAGAAGAAGCAGGATGTCGTCAGAATCGATCACCTTGAGGATCAGGGGCTTGTATCAAGCTTCGTCCTCACCCAGCTCTCGACACTGCAGATCCTCTACAGCTTCCTCTCCGAGATCACCGCAGGCCTCTCGGTCGAGGGGGCGGATCTCGACTCGATGGATCAGCAGATCGCGATGCTCGTCTATTCCGGGATGGATTCATCCACGATCCAGAACATGCTGCAACTCAAATTCAAGGATATCGATCGGATCTATGACAAACTGATCAACCTGAATATGGCCGAGGTCAAGGAGATCCGGCGTGAGATCCACCTGACCGCAAAAGGGGTCAGATACATCACAGAAGCCACGAAATCCGGTACGAATTGATTGCGGTTGCAGAAGGGGAAGATATCTCTATATATAATCGGACACTAATAAATGGATGGATGCTGAATGGGTAGAATTTTAATCGTCGATGATACGATGTTTATGAGAACGCTTCTCAAAAACATCCTCTTCTCCGGGGGCCATGAGATCGTCGGAGAGGCTGCGGATGGTACCGAAGCCGTTGCAAAATACCAGGATCTGAAGCCTGATCTCGTCACGATGGATGTCGTCATGCCGAAGATGAATGGTATTGAGGCACTCAAGGAGATCAAGAAGATGGATCCCGGTGCCAGGGTTGTGATGTGCACCGCCGTCGGCCAGGAGCAGATGGTGAAGCTCGCAATAAAGAGCGGGGCACGGGGCTATGTCGTCAAGCCGTTCCAGGCTCCGAAGGTACTTGATGAAGTAAAGAACGTGCTTGCGTCGTGATATATGGTATCTCTCCTGATCGTCGATGACTCCGTCTTTATGCGGACGATTCTGAAGGATATCATCGGCCGTGATCCCGAGATCGAGATCGTCGGTACAGCCGTCGATGGGATAGATGCACTTGCCAAAATCGAGCGGCTCAATCCCGATGTTATCACCCTCGATATCGAGATGCCCCGGATGGACGGGATCGAGGTCCTCAAAAAACTGAGGCGGTTCCATCCTGACAGGCAGCCGAAGGTGATCATGCTCAGCTCCCTCACATCCGAAGGGGCCGATATGACCCTCAAGGCGATCCGTCTTGGAGCAGCAGACTTCCTCTTAAAGCCGACCGACATCCGGAAGGTCCGGGATATCGGCCAGGAGATCAGATCCAAGATCAAGCATCTCGCCTCGATGCCGCAGGAGATCCCAAAATCCCGGCCACAACCGGCCACCGGGGATACAAAGAGGTCAGATACCCTTGTTCTGATCGGATCATCCGCCGGGGGACCGCAGATGCTCGACACACTCCTCTCGATGTTCCCCGCAGATCTCGGTGCAGGGGTGATCATCACCCAGCATATGCCGGTCGGATTCACTGCCGCGCTTGCGGAGAGGTTCAACCGGATCTGCCCCCTCCCGGTGAAGGAGACGGAGAACGGGGATCTGATAGATACAAACCGGATCCTCCTCTCAAAAGCAGGATACCACACCATCGTGACAAATGCCCCCTCATTCCCGGGAACGATCGCCGGCAAGGTCGTCCATGCAAGCGGCCCTGCGATCCATGGCGTCAAGCCGGCGGTGGACAAGACATTCGTCTCTGCAGCACAGATCTACCAGAAACGGATCGTCGCCGTCATCCTCTCCGGTATGGGGAGTGACGGAGGAGCAGGCATGCTTGCGGTGAAGGGGGCAGGGGGGCGGACCTTCGTCGTCCGCGAGGATGAATGCCTCGTCTACGGGATGGCACGTTCAGCACTGGAGCATAAGGCGGTGGAGGAGACGATCCCCCTGAGGAGGATGGCATCTGAGATCCACAGGGCAGTCAGGCAGATAGGAGGGTAGAGAAGATGGTCGAGTCAGAGTTTGAACAGTACCGGGGCCTCTTTGTGGCAGAGTCACGGGAAAACCATGAGGTGATAGTACGGAACATTCTCATCCTTGAGGGGGGAGATGATCCCGGTGCGATCGATGAGATCTTCCGGGCGGCACATACCCTCAAAGGAGCCTCTGCCTCGATGGGCTTTGACACAATGGAGCACCTCTGCCACGCGATGGAGGATGTCTTCCAGGCGATCAGGAACAGGGAGGTCGAGGTCACCCAGGGGCTGATGGATCTCCTCCTCCGGACCGTCGATCTCATCGAGGAGATGATCGACGATATCGAGGAGGGGGGGGACAGTTCATCTGCTGATGTCGATGAGCTGGTGGCAGCACTCAAAGCCTCCGGGATACCGGCCGGCCAGAAGAAGGACCCGGTTCTGGAGATACAGGATGCGGAGCCGCCTGTTGAGGCCGGGCTTCCCAGGTACCGGATCAGGATCGTCGTCGATGACGCCTCCCAGATGAAGGATGTCCGGGCGCTCATCGCCATCGGCAACCTTGAGCAGTTCGGCACCATCATCATGACCGAACCCCCGCTTGCCGTCCTTGAAGGGGATGGTGATTCATTTGATGGAACGATCACCATCGAGATCGCAAGCGATGCAGGAGAAGAGGCGCTCACCTCTGCGGCTGAGGGATCCGAGATCGCCTCCGTCACCTTCATAGGCGAGGACCCGGATCTCCCCGTCTATCGGATCCTCATCTCGGTTGATGAAGAGTCAGCGATGCGTGGACTCCGTGCCTGTATCGCGATCGAGCGGCTCGAGGAGATGGGGGCGATCATCGCTACTGATCCCGGGCGTGAGGCGATCGAGGACGGAAACTTCGACTCGGTCTTTCACCTGAAGATCAGGACCGGGAGCGACCCCGAGGCACTGAAGAGGGCGGCACTGGTCCCCGAGATCAGATCCGTCGAGGTGATCGCCGAAGAGGCAGCCGCTCCAAAAACGCCCATACAAAACGATATGGCCGCTCCCGGTCCGGAGGAGAAGGCGCCGAAGAAAGCGGAGACGAAGAACCGGGAGATCAAGAATCTCAGGGTCGATATCCAGCAGCTTGACCGGATGATGAACCTGATCGAGGATCTCGTCATCAACCGTGGCAGGCTCAAACAGATCGCAGAGAAGAACAGAATGAAAGAGATGGAGGAGGCGATCGGGATGATCGACCGATCCGTCTCTGATCTCCAGATCCTGATGATGGATATCAGGATGATCCCCTTGAACCATATCTTCAACCGCCTCCCCCGTGTCGTGCGGGATACAGCCCATTACGATGGGAAGGAGGTTGAGTTTGTGATGGTCGGAGGGGAGACAGAACTTGACCGAAGCGTGATGGACGGGTTAAACGACCCCCTCCTCCACCTCATCAGAAACGCCGTCAATCATGGGATCGAGCCTCCGGAGAAGAGGATTGCCGCCGGTAAACCTGCCAAAGGGCTCGTCCATCTCTCAGCACGCCGCGACCGTGACAACGTCATCATCGAGCTCCGGGATGATGGGGGCGGGATCAATGTTGAGAAGGTGAAGGCAAAAGCGATAGAGAAGGGGATCCTCACCCGGGATCAGGCTGATCAGCTGACGAAAGAGGAGGCGATCAACCTCCTCTTCCATGCAGGCTTCAGCACAGCAGATGCCATCACCGACATCAGCGGACGCGGTGTCGGCCTGGATGTTGTGCGGGGTGCTATCGAGTCACTGAAGGGAACGATACGGGTCACATCCCATGAGGGGAGAGGATCGACGTTTGAACTCCTCCTTCCCCCGACGATGGCGATCGTCGAGGTGATGATCGTCAGGCTCAACAACAGAAGAATCGCAATTCCGATCAGCGCCATCGTTGAGGTGGCGAGTATGAGAAGAGAGAATATCCACCGTATCGGACGACAGGAATCCATCCTCCTCAGGGATGAAGTCCTCCCCCTCCATATGCTTGAGGATATGTTCGGCCTCTCCGAAGAGACCGAGATCCTTGTCGTGGTGCAGTATGACAACAAAAAGAGCTGCATCGCCGTTGACCTTGTCGAAGGCCAGCAGGAGGTGGTGGTCAAGCCACTCAGTTCCATCATCGGGGTGACCCGTGGAATCTCCGGCATCACCATCCTTGGAGATGGTCATGTCGTTCCGGTACTAGATGTAAATACAATGGTGTAATAGTATGACAGTCCTGACACCCGCCCAGTTGGATGCGCTAAGCGAACTTGGAAACATTGGAGCCTCCCATGCAGCAACGTCCCTCTCACAGATGTTGATGGGGGAGATTGAGATGACCGTCCCGTCGGTTGAGATCGTCGATCTCGCCGATATCTACAAGCATGTCACCGATGAGGTCTCGGCACTCGCAATCTTTGAGATGCAGGGGGAGATAGAGAAGGCAGGATATGTCATATTCCTCATGCCGCTCCACTCCGCCATCCGGATGACGAACACAATGCTCGGGATGGCCGATGAGGATCGCGAGATCAACGAGATGGACGAGAGTGCACTCAACGAGATCGGCAATATCATGGTCTCCGCCTTCCTTGACGCCACCGCCGAGCTCCTCGGGGTCGTGATGCTCCCCTCCCCGCCAGTTCTCGTCATCGATATGGGGCATGCCGCAATCCAGCAGCTGCTTGTCGAGGTCGCCTGTGATGTCAACGAGGTCGTCTTCTTCCATACCAAACTGGTCTGCGACCAGTATGCGATCAACGGGGATCTCCTGATGCTCCCTGAGATACACACACTCTCGCAGATACTTGAAATGATGGACAAACTGCTCAATGCCCATAGCTAAGCGATCGGAGAATCCCTGGATGGACAGAAATCCCCCTCGAAGCGATCCACGGGCGATCGTCATTGGTATCGGAGATTACTATGTCGGAACAGAGCCGATGACCTCCATCGGTCTTGGGTCCTGCATCGGCCTCATTCTCCATGACACCCGTCTTGGCATCGGCGGCATGGCACATATTATGCTTCCTGAGAGCGGAGGCAAGCGTGATCGGCCGGGGAAGTACGCCGATACAGCAGTTGAGATCCTTCTCAAGGATCTCTCAAAGAAGGGCTGTACACCAAAGACCCTTCAGGCGAAACTGGTCGGCGGAGCCCAGATGTTTGCCAACTTCAGTGGAAACCTCTCGATAGGCCTCCGGAACGTCGAGGCGATCAGGGAGCTCCTGAAGAAGAACGGGATCTCAGTCAAGGGAGAGGATATCGGCGGGACAAAGGGCCGTACGGTCTATTACTGCCCCGCAGATGGCTTTGAGATCAGAATCCGGCGTGCCGACGGAAACTGCTCGGAATTATAAAAAAAATTATTCATCATCCGGGGTTGCGTAATAATACTCGCCCCGTGATTTCTGATCCCGGTCAAGGAAGGATCCCACCTTGTTGATCCTCGGCCGTCCGCTCTTATCTCTTCTGAATGTGATCCCCAGGTTGCCGAGGAACCGGTTCATCCCGTCCTGCATCCCAAAGGGACCAAATGCGGCACCCCGGTTCCCTGGTTCTCCTTCAAAGACGAGAAGACGCTCAGAGAGCATATCGATGATATACATATCATGGTCGATGACCAGCACACCCACCTCTTTTCCTTCAGCAAAGTGCTTGATGACCCGAACGGACTTCATCCTCTGCTCCACATCAAGGTGGGCACTCGGTTCATCAAGAATATAGAGATCCGCATCCTGGGAGAGGCAGAGGGCGATGGCCAGTCGCTGAAGCTCTCCTCCGGAGAGGGTATCGGCAGGGGACTGGAGGATCGGGCCGAGCATCAGCGGCTCGATGATCTCATGCTGGTAGTACGAGGTGTCAAACCGCCTGGTCGCAGCCCTGAGGAGCTCCTCGACGGTCGCATCGGATCCCGCCTTGATGTACTGGGGTTTATAGGCGACCTTCAGTGTCCGTTCCATCTTCCCGGATCCGGCATCCGGCTCATAGACACCGGCAAGGAGGTTTGCAAAGGTACTCTTTCCGATACCATTTGCCCCGACGACCCCGAGGACCTCCCCCCGCCTGATATCGCCGCCATCGATCGTGAGTGAAAAGCCGGGGAAGCTCTTCCTCATCGAGGGGATGGAGAGGAGCGTCTCACGGTCAACCGTCTTATTGTGGGATCGCGTCTCAAAGACGACCTGGTGATCCCGGAACCGGACATTCTCCTCATGGA is a genomic window of Methanocalculus alkaliphilus containing:
- the flaJ gene encoding archaellar assembly protein FlaJ, yielding MFENVVDRLRESNNGKLPFEDLFGKIYDRINRVFEERRMVSDILFMVTYMNSLAIARASRPEIFAATAERKEYAPARAIRKVEFFVKRWGYSYVQSLSIVAERTDNDVLRTLLNRFANSMESGVPDEDFLDGEISSSMEIFRNNQDSGFELLKKWGDAYIAMLLSAVVIAVTIMISVAIYSPGEVKETLSITYWIIILISLFGIGTMFQTVPTDERVYKSEEWLSKEQGMIARMEKIVLPVTVAAWLLTWAAGVQAGVIFMLVGIMLAPLGILAYIDNKNVIARDEEFPNFIRGVGSIMGGKGGTMSQALAEIDKKSMVNLSPHMLSVFSKLNLGLNEELSWRKFVGECGSNFIYKYLNIFRDTVNMGGDSKKIGTVVADSMLEQVLMRKKREMISMGFIVLLVPMHAAMAGIFIALYQILVTLSRAITEVMGTFDAASAALSESTASPLGGMGGGSLGIFVDFPEAIVGAYVVNILIIICISNVIVAKLAVGGDRSVAYPFAALMLFITGVLFMVIPPVIEVFFSMEGLVSTGGGVL
- the cheB gene encoding chemotaxis-specific protein-glutamate methyltransferase CheB, which encodes MVSLLIVDDSVFMRTILKDIIGRDPEIEIVGTAVDGIDALAKIERLNPDVITLDIEMPRMDGIEVLKKLRRFHPDRQPKVIMLSSLTSEGADMTLKAIRLGAADFLLKPTDIRKVRDIGQEIRSKIKHLASMPQEIPKSRPQPATGDTKRSDTLVLIGSSAGGPQMLDTLLSMFPADLGAGVIITQHMPVGFTAALAERFNRICPLPVKETENGDLIDTNRILLSKAGYHTIVTNAPSFPGTIAGKVVHASGPAIHGVKPAVDKTFVSAAQIYQKRIVAVILSGMGSDGGAGMLAVKGAGGRTFVVREDECLVYGMARSALEHKAVEETIPLRRMASEIHRAVRQIGG
- a CDS encoding response regulator codes for the protein MGRILIVDDTMFMRTLLKNILFSGGHEIVGEAADGTEAVAKYQDLKPDLVTMDVVMPKMNGIEALKEIKKMDPGARVVMCTAVGQEQMVKLAIKSGARGYVVKPFQAPKVLDEVKNVLAS
- a CDS encoding chemotaxis protein CheA, which encodes MVESEFEQYRGLFVAESRENHEVIVRNILILEGGDDPGAIDEIFRAAHTLKGASASMGFDTMEHLCHAMEDVFQAIRNREVEVTQGLMDLLLRTVDLIEEMIDDIEEGGDSSSADVDELVAALKASGIPAGQKKDPVLEIQDAEPPVEAGLPRYRIRIVVDDASQMKDVRALIAIGNLEQFGTIIMTEPPLAVLEGDGDSFDGTITIEIASDAGEEALTSAAEGSEIASVTFIGEDPDLPVYRILISVDEESAMRGLRACIAIERLEEMGAIIATDPGREAIEDGNFDSVFHLKIRTGSDPEALKRAALVPEIRSVEVIAEEAAAPKTPIQNDMAAPGPEEKAPKKAETKNREIKNLRVDIQQLDRMMNLIEDLVINRGRLKQIAEKNRMKEMEEAIGMIDRSVSDLQILMMDIRMIPLNHIFNRLPRVVRDTAHYDGKEVEFVMVGGETELDRSVMDGLNDPLLHLIRNAVNHGIEPPEKRIAAGKPAKGLVHLSARRDRDNVIIELRDDGGGINVEKVKAKAIEKGILTRDQADQLTKEEAINLLFHAGFSTADAITDISGRGVGLDVVRGAIESLKGTIRVTSHEGRGSTFELLLPPTMAIVEVMIVRLNNRRIAIPISAIVEVASMRRENIHRIGRQESILLRDEVLPLHMLEDMFGLSEETEILVVVQYDNKKSCIAVDLVEGQQEVVVKPLSSIIGVTRGISGITILGDGHVVPVLDVNTMV
- a CDS encoding CheF family chemotaxis protein yields the protein MVEAPVKIRHNDGWINCKISLEDEQIIIPAPVSQTIPLKSIVDLQEKKNTLTIILKNATEIRLVSVEKVLFVIKHRILMKCSAYRLMAFFMSPAIRGGVLITNAVWEKGAIVVLKSDIWFVTQNKQICIPLTDVSGIEMTKREVDEKKQDVVRIDHLEDQGLVSSFVLTQLSTLQILYSFLSEITAGLSVEGADLDSMDQQIAMLVYSGMDSSTIQNMLQLKFKDIDRIYDKLINLNMAEVKEIRREIHLTAKGVRYITEATKSGTN
- a CDS encoding type II/IV secretion system ATPase subunit, whose product is MASSLSIDVTLPFQPQTTDVEGIYEGDLESSALYRMLPENAREYVRESPHLLEYLLIFPVDIYGMPLFLPELKGDLKGMENPNVIYPAGKGVFVHILPDPDDVRQYYIPIEPSFLHSVNYLMPAIECKLIDLLDALDYDPVTEKERSDILKKLLLEITTIRSEGESPVITEQATEAAISLKNKIIDFLQKDIGEPKKDSSKMKFPDIPQTADGRVIVTQAQYTALEYLLIRDKVDMGILKPFLSDGYIEDISCNGVGPIFIEHKIFKGLKSVIEFKKSDELDLFVLKMAERIKHPITYRSPIVDATLPDGSRINIVYGTEISKHGSNFTIRKAMGEPLSILNIISGGGCDYMLAAYLWIMVEYGMSLFVSGETASGKTTTLNAITAFLPPENKIVTIEDTPELNIPHRNWTREVAKGKGKGEGEGSEVTMFDLLRAALRQRPNQILVGEIRGVEGAIAFGAMQTGHPVMSTFHAATVEKLIQRLTGDPILIPKTFVDNLNLVVIQSAVKRPSGETVRRILSVSELVGYDPETQGFSFIEAFSWEPVTDTFTFNARGISYLLEYKIATMLGIPERRKADIYLEIDKRAKILERLHQSGYVRYYDLFHMLTKVRKQGLLKIEVGKD
- a CDS encoding chemotaxis protein CheD translates to MDRNPPRSDPRAIVIGIGDYYVGTEPMTSIGLGSCIGLILHDTRLGIGGMAHIMLPESGGKRDRPGKYADTAVEILLKDLSKKGCTPKTLQAKLVGGAQMFANFSGNLSIGLRNVEAIRELLKKNGISVKGEDIGGTKGRTVYYCPADGFEIRIRRADGNCSEL
- a CDS encoding LapA family protein, with product MKDSVRRAILFLGTVSIGTFFVFVQLPVIYILLVTFVLGVFLLFLTGALTLSDLRLRRAKAEEQIDEPEIPPGPGWREKFEEKMPSFYRGFQKIEAAAAPLGRAAGAVKARFRRSKKEEAPVAATPATERKPLFGGLRERLARLRPGRKEEAAPAVSGPGGTPGKASPRDEALAAAGAIAASGVQQGSGDKADDVFGDISLDELDDDVFAELDGEMEMDAPLPDPDSDEGVSFDPESASFMDDAAAILAQEGALDDEAFDADELSTGMDLDSLEIDEDLDEIGDIDADPEKSTPAAPDTDEEEEEDQEEEQPQTVIAANEGYQFTPDQEQKVPDFGALGGGSDMDILSALKGDVKTVKKELDLSLVRDLKDVDVRAEELEDELEMVVRQLGGRKDEEPAQESEA
- a CDS encoding chemotaxis protein CheC, encoding MTVLTPAQLDALSELGNIGASHAATSLSQMLMGEIEMTVPSVEIVDLADIYKHVTDEVSALAIFEMQGEIEKAGYVIFLMPLHSAIRMTNTMLGMADEDREINEMDESALNEIGNIMVSAFLDATAELLGVVMLPSPPVLVIDMGHAAIQQLLVEVACDVNEVVFFHTKLVCDQYAINGDLLMLPEIHTLSQILEMMDKLLNAHS